The Nitrospira sp. genome has a segment encoding these proteins:
- a CDS encoding DUF2905 domain-containing protein, with protein sequence MPEWTTIGKIFIGVGLGIVALGVLLIALDRIPGLGSSLSWLGKLPGDISIKRENVSFYFPVATSILLSVLLSLIFYIVGWLFRR encoded by the coding sequence ATGCCGGAATGGACCACCATTGGAAAGATTTTCATTGGAGTAGGGCTTGGCATTGTCGCACTGGGAGTGCTGCTGATTGCCCTTGACCGGATTCCCGGTCTTGGGAGTAGCCTCAGTTGGCTCGGCAAGTTGCCTGGTGACATTTCCATCAAACGTGAGAACGTCAGCTTCTATTTTCCTGTCGCCACCAGTATTCTCCTCAGTGTGCTGCTAAGTCTGATATTCTATATCGTGGGATGGCTCTTCCGTCGTTGA
- a CDS encoding SpoIID/LytB domain-containing protein, giving the protein MALPSLTRVRLWVGAAGLGVCLGAGTVPEAQAAQSIRVLLASDVQQLEVSSEQALWVTDEQHQAWSYDSVLKIKVRGHALILNGKPVVTDQLTLRAGTRDLTIWLSGNGKRSTVHTGDENGALHVSGVVQLVRRGKSRLLVNHVDLEEYVKGVVPAEVNSTWHQEMLKVQAVATRTYALYQRMLNSTRDYDVVAGIQDQVYRGRQGIDARVIAAVESTRGLVVTYQGAPIYAAFSSTAAGVTEDAMTVWSKDLPYLKGVECPFDIESPYYQWKASVKIGTLEKNLRQQGFSVGTISQVAPESYSRAGRVATLRVVHSNGELVIRGEDLRKAVGYTIVPSTQFTVQAIGQDLVLSGYGAGHAVGLCQWGAKELAELGYSFSSILSYYYPGTELRDVALTKIPPVPSMPPS; this is encoded by the coding sequence ATGGCTCTTCCGTCGTTGACACGGGTACGGCTTTGGGTCGGCGCAGCGGGATTGGGAGTCTGCCTGGGGGCAGGCACGGTACCCGAGGCCCAGGCGGCACAATCGATCCGCGTCCTGCTGGCGTCCGATGTTCAGCAGCTTGAAGTCTCGAGTGAGCAAGCGCTGTGGGTGACCGATGAACAGCATCAGGCCTGGTCTTACGACTCCGTTCTGAAGATCAAGGTGCGAGGCCATGCCCTGATCCTCAACGGCAAACCGGTGGTGACGGATCAATTAACACTACGGGCAGGTACTCGTGATCTTACCATTTGGTTGAGTGGGAACGGCAAGCGATCTACGGTGCATACCGGCGATGAAAACGGGGCGCTCCATGTCAGTGGCGTCGTCCAGCTCGTCCGACGAGGGAAAAGCCGCCTCCTCGTCAATCATGTTGATTTAGAGGAATATGTCAAAGGTGTCGTGCCGGCAGAAGTGAATTCAACGTGGCATCAGGAGATGCTGAAGGTGCAGGCCGTCGCCACTCGGACGTACGCACTGTACCAACGTATGTTGAATTCCACTCGAGACTATGATGTGGTGGCCGGAATTCAGGATCAGGTGTATCGTGGCCGCCAAGGCATTGATGCCCGAGTGATCGCGGCGGTGGAATCCACAAGGGGGCTCGTGGTGACTTACCAAGGCGCTCCAATCTACGCCGCGTTTTCATCCACGGCGGCAGGAGTGACGGAAGATGCGATGACGGTGTGGTCAAAGGATCTTCCCTATTTGAAGGGAGTGGAGTGTCCGTTCGACATTGAGTCTCCCTATTATCAGTGGAAAGCATCCGTGAAGATCGGGACGCTGGAGAAGAATCTCCGGCAACAGGGATTTTCGGTGGGAACGATTTCACAGGTTGCTCCGGAGTCGTACAGCCGTGCCGGGCGAGTCGCCACCCTGCGAGTTGTGCATTCGAACGGGGAGTTGGTGATACGGGGGGAGGATCTCCGTAAAGCGGTAGGCTATACGATTGTGCCCAGCACTCAATTTACCGTTCAAGCGATCGGACAGGATCTCGTCCTCTCCGGTTATGGAGCCGGCCATGCGGTAGGTCTCTGCCAGTGGGGCGCAAAAGAGTTGGCAGAGTTAGGCTATTCGTTTTCGAGCATCTTGAGCTATTACTATCCGGGGACGGAATTGCGTGATGTCGCGTTGACGAAAATACCTCCTGTCCCATCGATGCCTCCTTCCTAA
- the queA gene encoding tRNA preQ1(34) S-adenosylmethionine ribosyltransferase-isomerase QueA → MHLSEFDFPFDPALVALQPASPRDRAQLLLLNRATQQRQHHHVADLPVLLKPGDLLVVNDTKVMAARVPGIKKSTGTPVEVLFVKNLVGQRWEIMVKGSFRVGQIIEFDQQSYATIVKRDATGTEVVMESPMPVTQFFDARGVMPLPPYIKRVPTREDHQWYQTMFAKHEGAIAAPTAGLHFTEALFRRLRNVAINVATVTLHVGPGTFKPVTTERIEDHQMGGEVFHVSPETADMINQTKRAGGRVVAVGTTVVRTLETVMKEKGEMVPLSGESRLFITPGFEFRIVDGMMTNFHLPKTTLLMLVSAFAGIEPIRGAYEEAVKERYRFYSYGDAMLIL, encoded by the coding sequence ATGCACCTTTCTGAATTCGATTTTCCCTTCGATCCTGCTCTGGTTGCGTTGCAGCCTGCGAGCCCTCGCGATCGCGCGCAGTTGCTGCTCCTCAACAGAGCTACTCAACAGCGCCAGCATCATCATGTCGCGGATCTTCCTGTATTGCTGAAGCCAGGCGATCTTCTTGTGGTGAACGATACCAAGGTTATGGCCGCACGGGTTCCGGGAATCAAGAAGTCGACGGGAACGCCGGTTGAGGTGTTGTTTGTGAAGAATCTGGTGGGCCAGCGATGGGAAATCATGGTGAAGGGGTCGTTTCGAGTCGGGCAGATCATTGAATTTGATCAACAGTCCTACGCGACAATCGTCAAGCGCGATGCGACGGGAACGGAGGTAGTTATGGAGAGCCCGATGCCCGTCACGCAGTTTTTTGACGCACGCGGGGTGATGCCGCTTCCCCCATACATTAAGCGTGTACCGACTCGAGAGGATCACCAGTGGTATCAGACGATGTTTGCAAAACATGAGGGTGCGATTGCCGCACCGACAGCGGGACTCCACTTTACGGAAGCACTGTTTCGACGCCTACGCAATGTTGCCATCAACGTTGCGACCGTGACCCTGCATGTTGGGCCTGGCACGTTCAAGCCGGTGACGACAGAGCGGATCGAGGACCATCAGATGGGGGGAGAAGTCTTTCACGTGAGCCCAGAGACAGCCGATATGATCAATCAAACGAAGCGAGCCGGCGGACGGGTGGTTGCGGTGGGGACGACGGTCGTCCGAACGCTTGAAACCGTCATGAAGGAAAAGGGCGAGATGGTGCCGCTGTCCGGCGAAAGCCGCCTCTTCATCACGCCGGGATTTGAATTTAGGATAGTCGATGGGATGATGACGAATTTTCACCTACCCAAGACGACCTTGCTGATGTTGGTCTCAGCCTTCGCCGGCATCGAGCCCATTCGCGGGGCCTATGAAGAAGCCGTCAAAGAACGCTATCGCTTCTACAGCTACGGCGATGCGATGCTGATCCTCTAG
- a CDS encoding SurA N-terminal domain-containing protein encodes MIKTMRDAAHNYPWLLKSIMGILAIAFVITMGWWGFGEQAGGPVAKIGEQSVTLDEFKRTYENMHRIYKDNVKTDFKEEEFKDFVMGQLVDSRVWIIAAQEMGVRVSDADLRELIMQTPVFQKNGAFDPEHYKRILAANHLTPAAFESIQHQEVLANKARMIVRDSVALTPEEIAEGQSLMTRPADGNDPAKMAEAKQRVLDDMLLQKQQRALVSFQQSMKAKIPVTIRRELL; translated from the coding sequence ATGATCAAGACAATGCGGGATGCGGCACACAATTATCCTTGGCTCTTGAAGTCCATCATGGGGATCTTGGCCATTGCCTTCGTCATTACGATGGGATGGTGGGGATTCGGTGAACAGGCTGGTGGGCCAGTTGCGAAGATCGGCGAACAATCCGTTACGCTCGATGAGTTTAAGCGCACCTACGAAAACATGCACCGCATCTATAAGGACAACGTCAAGACCGACTTCAAAGAGGAGGAGTTCAAGGACTTCGTCATGGGCCAGCTGGTCGACAGCCGCGTCTGGATCATCGCCGCCCAAGAGATGGGTGTGCGGGTGTCTGATGCCGATTTACGTGAGTTGATCATGCAAACACCGGTCTTTCAGAAAAACGGCGCGTTCGATCCGGAACACTATAAACGTATCCTCGCCGCTAATCACCTGACCCCGGCCGCGTTTGAATCGATCCAGCACCAGGAAGTCTTGGCCAACAAGGCCCGCATGATCGTCCGAGACTCCGTGGCACTGACGCCTGAGGAAATCGCCGAAGGGCAGTCCCTCATGACCAGGCCCGCTGATGGTAACGACCCTGCAAAGATGGCTGAGGCCAAGCAACGGGTACTGGATGACATGCTGTTGCAGAAGCAACAACGCGCATTGGTCTCATTCCAGCAGTCGATGAAAGCGAAGATCCCGGTCACCATCCGCCGCGAATTGCTTTAA
- a CDS encoding RDD family protein gives MLNRFIAKLIDLFIVVAAGEIAPPVGFLSGLTYILIADGFAGGKSIGKRLVGLQTVRVDGRETAGFRESIIRNLPLGGAQVAYAIPYIGWLASLAIVAFESFLIIGNEQGRRLGDEVARTHVLDAGQLAVPD, from the coding sequence GTGCTGAATCGATTCATCGCGAAGTTGATCGATCTGTTCATTGTCGTCGCTGCCGGCGAAATTGCTCCTCCGGTCGGTTTTCTTTCCGGTTTGACGTACATCCTGATTGCCGATGGGTTTGCGGGAGGGAAGAGCATCGGCAAGCGACTGGTCGGGTTACAAACTGTGCGAGTAGATGGTCGGGAGACCGCAGGGTTTCGAGAGTCGATCATCCGCAATCTTCCACTGGGCGGGGCACAGGTCGCGTACGCGATCCCGTACATCGGATGGCTTGCTTCTCTGGCGATCGTCGCGTTTGAAAGTTTTTTGATTATTGGGAATGAGCAGGGGCGTCGCCTCGGCGATGAAGTGGCCCGGACACACGTGTTAGACGCCGGTCAATTAGCAGTCCCGGACTAA
- a CDS encoding rod shape-determining protein: MFGWFSDDLAIDLGTATTLVYVRGKGIVLNEPSVVAVEKKSEKVLAVGTDAKKMLGRTPGNIVAVRPMKEGVIADFEMAEQMLKHFIRKAHNRSAFVRPRIIIGVPSRITQVEQRAVRDSAELAGAREVYLIEEPVAAAIGSGLPITEPSGNMVVDVGGGTTDIAVISLGGIVYSESVKVAGDRMDEAIMNYIKKKYNLLIGEHMAERIKFEIGSAYPFEERKTMMIKGRDLITGIPRTLVIDDAEVREALQEPIGTIVNAIKIALENTPPELAGDIIDRGIVLTGGGSLLKGMDTRFREETNLPIITVDDPLTSVVLGVGKILDELDLLRKVSVMSQANNLR; encoded by the coding sequence GTGTTCGGGTGGTTTTCCGATGACCTGGCAATCGACTTAGGGACGGCAACCACCCTGGTGTACGTGCGTGGGAAGGGGATCGTCCTCAATGAGCCTTCCGTGGTCGCGGTGGAGAAGAAGAGCGAAAAGGTGCTTGCCGTTGGCACCGATGCCAAGAAAATGCTCGGTCGTACGCCGGGGAACATCGTGGCGGTTCGGCCCATGAAAGAAGGCGTGATCGCCGACTTTGAGATGGCTGAGCAAATGCTGAAACACTTCATCCGAAAAGCCCACAATCGCAGTGCGTTCGTTCGGCCGCGGATTATCATCGGTGTCCCTTCTCGCATTACGCAAGTCGAGCAACGGGCGGTTCGTGACTCGGCGGAATTGGCCGGGGCTCGGGAAGTCTATCTCATTGAGGAACCGGTTGCGGCGGCGATCGGGTCAGGGCTACCGATCACGGAGCCATCCGGCAACATGGTCGTCGATGTGGGGGGGGGCACGACCGACATCGCCGTCATCTCGCTGGGCGGGATCGTCTATAGTGAGTCCGTCAAGGTCGCAGGCGATCGAATGGACGAAGCGATCATGAATTACATCAAGAAGAAGTATAATCTGCTGATCGGCGAACACATGGCCGAGCGGATCAAGTTTGAAATTGGATCCGCCTATCCGTTCGAAGAACGGAAAACCATGATGATCAAAGGACGGGATTTGATCACGGGGATCCCACGTACCTTAGTCATTGATGACGCCGAGGTGCGTGAGGCGTTGCAGGAGCCGATTGGGACCATTGTCAATGCCATCAAGATTGCCTTGGAAAACACCCCACCCGAACTGGCCGGTGATATCATCGATCGCGGGATCGTGTTGACTGGCGGGGGGTCCCTCTTGAAGGGGATGGATACACGATTCCGTGAAGAAACGAACTTGCCGATCATTACGGTCGATGATCCGTTGACGTCCGTGGTCTTGGGAGTCGGGAAAATTCTGGACGAATTGGATCTGCTTCGGAAAGTATCGGTCATGTCTCAGGCGAACAACCTCCGGTAA
- the mreC gene encoding rod shape-determining protein MreC, with product MVNLRVTSNARRVALVLAVVLILGFLLLPGQLQSVFQGVGGPLGWIISWPLRAVAGVHDRIAGIWGGYVALQGMEEENRQLKRELELLKEQNGQLRESAAATERLATLLEFKKQALPTLIAAQVIGRDTGNWYKTIILDKGSSDGVQADQGVITPAGVVGRIVKTTASTAVVLLVTDPNNAIAGLIQRTRDEGIVEGTTQGEARLKYIPLLSGARPGDRVVTSGLVEGFPRGLAIGTITRIDKEEEALFQSAELTPEVDPTRVEEVLVIQSSQLPTEKERLSPPRAKP from the coding sequence ATGGTCAATTTACGCGTGACGTCTAATGCCAGGCGTGTGGCCCTCGTTCTTGCCGTCGTTCTGATCCTCGGCTTTCTCCTTCTGCCAGGCCAACTCCAAAGTGTGTTTCAAGGCGTGGGTGGCCCGCTCGGGTGGATCATCAGTTGGCCCCTGCGTGCCGTGGCAGGGGTTCATGATCGGATTGCCGGAATATGGGGCGGTTATGTCGCGCTTCAGGGGATGGAAGAAGAGAATCGGCAGTTGAAACGGGAGTTAGAACTGCTGAAGGAACAGAATGGGCAACTGCGCGAATCTGCCGCGGCAACGGAGCGACTGGCGACCCTGCTGGAGTTCAAGAAGCAAGCCCTTCCCACACTCATCGCAGCCCAAGTGATCGGTCGCGATACCGGTAATTGGTATAAGACCATCATTTTGGATAAGGGCTCATCCGATGGGGTCCAAGCGGATCAGGGAGTGATTACTCCCGCAGGCGTTGTGGGGCGGATCGTAAAGACAACGGCGTCAACCGCTGTGGTGTTATTAGTGACGGACCCGAATAATGCGATTGCGGGACTGATTCAGCGCACAAGAGACGAGGGAATTGTTGAAGGGACGACGCAGGGCGAGGCACGGTTGAAGTATATTCCGTTGTTGTCGGGCGCGCGGCCTGGCGATCGAGTCGTCACGTCAGGGTTGGTGGAAGGGTTTCCACGGGGGCTCGCGATCGGCACGATCACGAGAATTGATAAAGAAGAGGAAGCTTTGTTCCAGTCGGCCGAGCTGACGCCTGAAGTTGACCCCACCCGGGTTGAAGAGGTGTTGGTCATTCAGTCTTCTCAGCTGCCGACAGAAAAAGAGCGATTGAGTCCGCCAAGAGCTAAACCATGA
- the mrdA gene encoding penicillin-binding protein 2 has protein sequence MATAHYPETEFGDLHRRLLILRMGLLLVVALLGLRLWHLQIREGPYYRDLSENNRTRQVLLEPARGLIYDRHGVLLANNVPSFSLYVTLEDVKDRELLVKQLTDLLGLDAALVRKKLAAKGSKLLPRKIKDRMTLRDATLVESHRLDLPGVMIQVESQRNYPGGMTAAHILGYVGEISGEQLEKPEFLDLHQGSVVGQYGVEKSYDRHMRGVAGQKNVEVDALGHEKRATVVEKPQAGNDLYLTIDARLQKVAEDLLGEEQGAIVALDPNNGDILAMASRPGFDPNVLSRELTAKQWVEIVQDEGRPLNNRASQGQYPPGSTFKIPMAIAALETKTMSPSNTVFCNGGYQFGKRLYHDWKAGGHGYVDLHNALVHSCDVYFYTVGQRLGIDVMAEFGKDLGLGKVTGVELPSERSGIMPSTAWKQKAKNEQWLPGETISAAIGQGYVTVTPLQMASLIGTVANNGISYRPRLVQAVMDRMTGNLQELPAVPRGKLSVKPETFRVIKDALADVVAKGTATRAKSSVVTIGGKTGTAQVAALRTGPEESIPKKFRDHAWFVAFAPVESPKIAVAVIGEHMGHGGAAAAPLAKEVIEAYMKLTPQVPAVISERSSMEEPGRFSNDS, from the coding sequence GTGGCGACGGCCCATTATCCAGAAACAGAGTTCGGTGACCTTCATCGGCGGCTGCTCATTCTCCGTATGGGGCTTCTGCTGGTTGTGGCGCTGCTCGGGCTGCGTCTCTGGCATCTGCAGATTCGCGAGGGGCCCTACTATCGCGATTTGTCTGAAAACAATCGGACCAGACAGGTCCTGCTGGAGCCGGCCCGCGGGTTGATCTACGACCGGCATGGGGTACTTCTGGCGAATAATGTGCCGAGCTTCAGCCTCTATGTCACCTTGGAAGACGTGAAGGATCGTGAGCTTTTGGTAAAGCAGCTGACCGACCTGCTCGGTCTTGACGCCGCCCTTGTTCGGAAAAAACTGGCCGCCAAGGGGAGTAAACTGCTTCCACGAAAGATCAAGGACCGAATGACGTTACGCGACGCCACATTGGTGGAATCGCACCGTCTTGATCTGCCCGGTGTCATGATTCAGGTGGAATCGCAGCGCAATTATCCTGGTGGGATGACGGCTGCTCACATCCTGGGCTATGTGGGAGAAATTTCCGGGGAGCAACTGGAGAAGCCAGAGTTTCTTGATCTCCATCAAGGGAGCGTCGTGGGACAGTATGGCGTGGAAAAGTCCTATGATCGACATATGCGGGGCGTCGCCGGTCAAAAGAATGTGGAGGTCGATGCGCTCGGCCATGAGAAGAGGGCAACGGTGGTCGAAAAGCCGCAGGCCGGCAATGATCTGTATTTGACCATTGATGCGCGACTTCAGAAGGTGGCGGAAGACCTGCTGGGTGAAGAGCAGGGGGCCATTGTTGCGCTCGATCCGAATAATGGGGATATTTTGGCCATGGCCAGTCGTCCTGGGTTCGATCCCAATGTCCTCTCGCGGGAACTCACCGCAAAACAGTGGGTAGAAATCGTCCAAGACGAGGGGCGTCCGCTGAACAATCGGGCCTCACAGGGACAATATCCGCCCGGCTCGACCTTCAAGATTCCGATGGCCATTGCCGCGTTAGAAACGAAAACCATGTCACCGTCCAATACAGTGTTTTGTAATGGAGGCTACCAGTTCGGGAAACGGCTGTATCACGACTGGAAGGCTGGTGGACACGGGTATGTGGATCTCCATAACGCCTTGGTCCATTCCTGTGACGTATATTTTTACACGGTCGGGCAGCGTCTGGGGATCGACGTGATGGCGGAATTCGGGAAAGACTTAGGCCTTGGGAAGGTGACCGGGGTGGAGCTGCCATCCGAGCGGTCGGGTATCATGCCGTCAACGGCGTGGAAGCAGAAGGCGAAGAACGAGCAGTGGTTGCCGGGCGAAACGATTTCCGCCGCGATCGGGCAGGGCTATGTCACGGTGACACCGTTGCAAATGGCGAGCCTCATCGGCACGGTGGCGAATAACGGCATTAGTTACCGTCCTCGATTGGTTCAGGCGGTGATGGACCGCATGACGGGTAACCTTCAAGAGCTTCCGGCGGTTCCACGTGGGAAGCTCTCGGTGAAGCCCGAAACCTTCCGTGTCATTAAAGACGCGCTGGCCGATGTCGTAGCCAAAGGAACGGCGACACGAGCCAAGTCCTCAGTGGTGACGATTGGGGGCAAAACCGGTACGGCGCAGGTGGCGGCCCTCCGCACCGGGCCTGAGGAAAGTATCCCCAAAAAGTTCAGAGACCATGCATGGTTTGTGGCTTTTGCGCCGGTCGAGTCTCCCAAGATCGCCGTGGCCGTGATTGGTGAACACATGGGGCACGGTGGGGCGGCGGCTGCCCCACTCGCAAAGGAAGTCATCGAAGCCTATATGAAATTGACCCCACAGGTACCGGCGGTCATCTCAGAGCGTTCCAGCATGGAAGAGCCTGGACGGTTCTCGAACGACTCATGA
- the rodA gene encoding rod shape-determining protein RodA, protein MINPLTEHRGLDSFDIRYVALILAILGIGVLSIYSVTYGQRGVGTPYYLKQLVWIGVGAVAFLIMWASDYHHLARFAYPAYGVVLLMLVVVLFEGRTSKGAQRWIAMGPLSFQPSEFAKLVLVLVLAHYYSKAPRVGWLQRVIVPGLLVLPGLLLIVKQPDLGSGLSFVAVYAAMLLMVGVRSQALGVILLFSIMLFPFAWEGAWGSLHDYQRQRIMAFVDPDYDPGGKGYHALQSRIAIGSGELLGKGLYGGTQSQLKFLPEGHTDFVFAVFAEEWGFMGVLVLLTLFVGLIWLSLEIASKAKDQLGALLAAGIVAMLCFCVVVNIGMTAGMFPIVGIPLPLVSYGGSATIMTMAALGLLLNVKRKRLSLFY, encoded by the coding sequence ATGATCAATCCATTGACCGAACATCGGGGGCTCGATAGTTTCGACATTCGCTACGTTGCGCTGATTCTCGCCATTCTCGGCATCGGCGTACTCTCTATTTACAGTGTCACGTATGGGCAGCGTGGTGTCGGGACGCCCTATTATCTCAAGCAATTAGTCTGGATCGGTGTCGGCGCTGTGGCGTTCCTCATCATGTGGGCATCGGACTATCACCACCTTGCCCGGTTTGCCTATCCGGCTTATGGCGTGGTCTTGCTGATGCTGGTCGTCGTCTTATTCGAGGGACGAACGAGCAAGGGGGCTCAGCGGTGGATCGCCATGGGTCCGTTGAGTTTCCAGCCGTCGGAGTTTGCGAAGCTCGTTCTTGTCTTGGTCCTGGCCCACTACTACTCGAAGGCCCCAAGGGTGGGGTGGTTGCAACGGGTCATCGTCCCGGGGCTCTTGGTGCTGCCTGGTCTGCTGCTTATTGTGAAGCAACCGGATTTGGGCAGTGGGCTGAGTTTTGTCGCCGTGTATGCGGCCATGCTGCTTATGGTAGGAGTACGATCACAAGCTTTAGGGGTCATTTTATTGTTTTCGATCATGCTGTTCCCCTTTGCCTGGGAAGGGGCCTGGGGGTCCTTGCATGATTATCAACGACAGCGCATTATGGCGTTCGTTGACCCAGATTATGATCCAGGTGGGAAGGGGTATCACGCGCTGCAATCGAGAATCGCCATTGGGTCAGGGGAGCTATTGGGGAAGGGGCTCTACGGCGGAACCCAAAGTCAGCTGAAGTTCTTGCCGGAGGGGCATACCGACTTCGTGTTTGCCGTGTTCGCGGAGGAATGGGGATTCATGGGCGTGTTGGTGCTGTTGACGTTGTTTGTTGGGCTGATCTGGCTCTCGTTGGAAATTGCGTCCAAAGCGAAGGACCAGCTCGGAGCGTTGCTCGCCGCGGGAATCGTGGCGATGCTCTGTTTTTGTGTCGTGGTCAATATCGGGATGACTGCGGGTATGTTTCCGATCGTCGGCATCCCCCTGCCGTTGGTGAGTTACGGCGGAAGTGCCACGATTATGACCATGGCGGCGTTGGGCTTGCTGTTGAATGTCAAACGCAAGCGGCTGAGCTTATTTTATTGA
- a CDS encoding Rne/Rng family ribonuclease, whose protein sequence is MGSEIAITVAREETRVAVLDGSVVTDLFGDRAKHKDFVGNIYKGRVAKVLPGMQAAFVDIGLEKAAFMHVSDLLVEAEPGDMLVEAEEDEKDSDMLRPKRQSAKPIEQLLSEGQELMVQISKGPIGTKGSRVTTYVSLPGRYLVFMPNVDHIGVSRRIPRDEERARLKDIMRRVRRPGYGYIVRTVSEGVKEDELKSDVDFLHVLWQDILTKREQLPAPALLHSDLSLSFRVVRDLFSKKVDRLWIDSREEYDAIRSFVQRFSPEQTARIHLYDKDEPLFDHLGVEQEIVRALSRKVWLKSGGYLVIDHTEAMTVIDVNTGRFVGKRDQEETILRNNLEAAKEVAYQLKLRGIGGIIIVDFIDMEREKNRDKVYHALVDAMGSDKARTRISRISDLGLIEISRERVREDLLRSLSEPCRYCEGRGYTKSPTTVAYEIFREIRRIEPSADQQRIIVGAHPTVAELLQDEERHGVESLERDCSAKIIVTPDSQLHLEQYDLVVL, encoded by the coding sequence ATGGGAAGTGAAATTGCGATAACGGTCGCGCGGGAAGAAACTCGTGTCGCCGTGCTTGATGGCAGTGTCGTTACGGATTTATTCGGAGACCGGGCGAAGCACAAAGATTTTGTGGGGAATATTTACAAGGGACGGGTCGCCAAGGTCTTGCCGGGGATGCAGGCGGCTTTCGTCGATATCGGGCTGGAGAAGGCGGCATTCATGCACGTCTCGGATTTGTTAGTAGAGGCGGAGCCCGGTGACATGTTGGTTGAAGCGGAAGAAGACGAGAAAGACTCGGACATGCTGCGGCCGAAACGTCAGAGTGCGAAGCCGATTGAGCAGCTCCTGAGCGAGGGGCAGGAACTGATGGTGCAGATCTCAAAGGGGCCGATCGGCACCAAGGGGTCTCGAGTGACCACGTATGTCTCGCTGCCTGGGCGATACCTAGTGTTTATGCCGAATGTCGATCATATCGGTGTTTCCAGACGGATTCCACGAGACGAGGAACGGGCTAGGCTGAAGGACATCATGCGCCGAGTTCGGCGTCCGGGGTACGGGTATATCGTGCGGACGGTCAGCGAAGGGGTCAAAGAAGATGAGCTGAAGTCCGACGTGGATTTTCTGCATGTCTTGTGGCAGGACATTTTGACGAAACGGGAGCAGCTTCCGGCTCCGGCGTTACTCCATTCAGACCTCAGCCTCAGCTTCCGTGTCGTCCGAGATTTGTTCAGTAAGAAAGTGGATCGACTCTGGATCGATTCGCGAGAGGAGTACGACGCCATTCGGAGTTTTGTCCAGCGTTTTTCTCCGGAGCAAACGGCCCGGATTCACTTATATGACAAGGATGAGCCGTTGTTCGACCATCTTGGCGTGGAACAGGAGATTGTCCGTGCCTTGAGCCGAAAGGTCTGGCTGAAGTCGGGCGGATATCTGGTGATCGATCATACCGAGGCGATGACGGTGATCGATGTCAATACAGGGCGGTTTGTCGGGAAGCGAGATCAAGAAGAGACGATCTTACGCAACAATCTGGAGGCGGCCAAAGAGGTGGCATATCAGCTGAAATTGCGTGGAATCGGCGGGATCATCATCGTTGACTTTATCGATATGGAACGGGAAAAAAATCGCGACAAGGTCTACCATGCGCTGGTGGATGCCATGGGTTCGGATAAGGCGCGGACCAGGATTTCTCGGATCTCGGACCTCGGCTTAATCGAGATTTCCCGTGAGCGAGTCCGAGAGGATCTCTTACGCTCGTTGTCGGAACCCTGCCGGTATTGTGAAGGCCGTGGGTATACGAAGTCTCCCACGACCGTTGCCTACGAGATTTTTCGTGAGATCCGACGGATTGAGCCCTCTGCCGATCAGCAACGGATTATCGTGGGGGCGCACCCGACGGTTGCCGAGCTCCTTCAGGATGAAGAGCGTCATGGGGTCGAATCGCTGGAACGAGACTGCTCGGCAAAAATCATCGTGACACCGGACAGTCAGTTGCATCTAGAACAGTATGACCTTGTCGTATTGTAG